GAATCATGTGATGTCTGCGTTACACACTCTCACTTTAATTGCATTGTCCTGCCATTTTTTTGAAGTAGTCTCCTGCCATTTCTAAGACATGCTAATATTTGATAGGGTGAACTTGGGGCGAATGCTATTCTAGCAGTCTCGATGGAGTTCCTTTAGTAGTATGCATATATGCCGGTATACTTGATGTTGTATATATCTGTGTATACCTCAAGGATAAAGTTTTTGGTGTGTGTACAGTTGATGTAAGCTTTCACGATCTGGATCATCCAGAATATTGGCAAATTTTCAAGAAACTCTAGTGTATGTTTATGTTTCACAAAGTATGCATTTGATTATCTTGTTACTGATTTCCTCGTAGTTGTTtccattatactatataatatgcaACTTCTCGTCCTACTTGTATATGGTTCACATGGATGCAAtgttggagaagatggtggTTTTGCTCCCGATATATCCAGGCAAGTTTCTTAAATGTTTTTGTGCCTGCAGCCTGAAAGAAGGCTTGGATTTTGACTGTAGCTGTTTGGCAGTCTATGTAGAAGCTTGTCCAGTCTGATGATGCAGATGGAGATTTTTAACTATGTTATTAAGGGTTGTCAATGATGCTGATTTCATGGTAGCCGTTTTAATTAATCACTGCTTaattattatacatttatattCTATGACAATGTGTTCCTTACTGCTGTCACTACAAGTTCAGGTCAACCAGGTGGGAACTGTAACTGAGGCCATTGAAGCAGTCAAGTTAGCTAATTGGGGAGTGGTGATTTCTCAGAGGAGTGGGGAAAGTGAAGATTCTTTCTTAGCTGATATAGCTGTTGGTCTATAAAGGGTTTATATAGTTCTAATAACCCTAAACAAGTCGAAGAACAAGAGCATTATATGCATGATGACTTCAAAATTTTCTCACAAAAATTGGCCTTCTAAAATTTCACTCAAACTCTGCTAAATTGGCCTTGTTGTACATACTCCATTTCTCTACTGGAGTGGCAAACTGGTAATCAACCACAAAAAGAGGTGCAAATATCTAACCATGAACAACGACAAGAAATAAGAACACGTGGAGCACATTGAAAATCAAGTAACAAGATCCAACGCAATATGAGTAACAAATCCTGGTACATAAAGCATATACAGGAAAATCAGTCTTGTGGATTAGCTTTGAACAATATCAAAGTCAGTTTGTAATGAGATCAAGGCTTAGTctcttcctcatcctcctcaaTCTTGGGAGCCAAGTAGAATCTTATGTAGCCCATCTCTGCAATCTTGTACTCAACCACCACAGGAAGCTCTGAGGACAAACTTAAGGTGACAGTGCTTGACAATGGGGTCGCCTTAGTGAAGGAGTTGAGATACCTAAGAGCAAATGTGAGAGATACAGGCTCATTCATCTCAATCACAGTGGCATCTTCTGGCTGCAGATCATAAGAAAAGAAGAGTATCTCAGTCATCAGCCATTTACAACAACTAATATAATGTCCTTACTAAAAATCACCTTGTCAACAGTGGTGTTCTGCCTACATACAATGTTTGCAGTACCAATATCACCTCTGGATGAGAACTTAACACCTTCCTTTGTAACAGAGATGACAACTGCATGAAACAGAGACAGGGGTTAGTCTTGCAGCATTTACACTATATCTTAAAACAAAATAGGTTGGCACTTCACCTGTGTCGCCAATGCTACTAAGATCTTTACAAATTCGAGAGAACTCAGCAGATGGCATGCGAACTATAGCATGGTACTCAGCTTCTGGGATTCCTAGATGCTCACTATCAATGTCCATGAGCTTCATCTCAAAATCTGAGATCTTATCTTGTGCTGTAAAACATCAGAATTTGACAAAAACAAACTCAGCAATACATTCAAACATGAAGAAAAAAACAGATTATGATGCAAATATCAAATCCAGACTACCCAAAGTTCTATATATGTGCCAAGATTACCAACAAACTCACTAGAATAATAACTAAATTCCATCGCCAAAGATTGCTACATAAAACTCCATTCACCTTCACATATGCAAATCTACATGATAGTGTTAAATCATCAAAATAATCACTCCTCGGTTAAATCTTGCGATGACCTCGCTCAAAATAAGGAAACAGTTATCATTATTCACTAAGTTAATATCATTCATATTCAACATATGGTGATAAAAGAAACGCATGGTTGCTATAAGACTTACTATTAGAGAATCTAATTTGGGGCATATcttgagaaagaaaaaaaatagctaGGAAATTATGATAAACAAGAAACGGAATGAAGGAAAGGGAACGTACTGGGGCTTTCAAACATGAAGGTGACAGTGTCGCTGCCGTCGTCGGCCTTCAAAGTGATGATATCGTCATTCCCGGCGCACTTGAGCATTTTAGCCATGTTGTTGAGGTTCATCCCCATGGAGATGTTCCGGTCGCAGCGGTAGTGCTCGAATCCCTCCGAACGGAGCAGCAGCGCAACCAGCGCCACGTGGCTGGAATCCATAGCCTGCAGCGAGAAACCGGTGGCGGAGCAGTCGAAGTTGGCATCGGTTACTAGCTCCTTGATCGATTCCAGAACCTTCTTCAACAGACTCCCCTGGACCAAACGGAGCTCCAACATCTTCACCTGATTAGTAGAAAATTGGGGAAATCTTGAAGACTTTTGGAGGGAAAGTTTGGgaaattagggttagggttgaaactATTAGGGGCGGGGGAGGGGTTAGCATTATATAGAGATATGACGATGCCTTTTAGACTGGCGGGAAATTTCGGGGTCGAAATGCAAATATTTTTAATTCCCGCCATGAGTAATAAGTGTATGATGGGCCGGGCTGGCCAACTAATCGCAGCCTCACAGAAAATGGGCTTTTCAGTTGAAATAAAGAAGTAGGAAGCCCAATTTCAaattgcattttaattttatcgatACAACTTGACAAACAAAATCTGAGATCTTTCTTGTGCTGTAAAACATCAGAATTTGACAAAAAACTCAGCAATACATTCAAACATGAACAATACTAAATGTAACATACAGTTGACATAGTTAACCATAAGCAAACCCTGGAAAATTACTTGGCAAAATGAAGATTTATAATTTCTGGAATGGTATATATATGTATCAAGGTTATGACAAATAATTTTAAGGTTTAGGGATGCATAATATTGTACTCCACGATATTCTCTCTATATTGTCGAATAgagtaaaataatttattttaattagatattggatctttataaaatttaagatagtagaataattaaatactacttcTACTTACATATTGAAGTGTGCCTGTGAGTGCGTCTTTGCTATTCCAACTTGCAGAAATTCTTATCCACAAGATATCATGAAAACATCATAAACCAATTagcaagaacaaaaagaataaCAAGGAATTAAATATTAGGGGACAGTTACAAACTTACAATCATATAGTTACATTTTGAATCTCCACACTGTTTCTTACACAACAGCATCCAAAATACAAATTCTGAAAGTCAATCGAAAGGTTTATACACTTTGATTATTCTCCTCATTACTACGAGTTCATTTTCAGGAATTTTTAGTAGCAGGAATATTAtcaatgtgtttcatgtattTCTTGTATTTCTACCTCACCATGTTG
This genomic interval from Salvia splendens isolate huo1 chromosome 13, SspV2, whole genome shotgun sequence contains the following:
- the LOC121759909 gene encoding proliferating cell nuclear antigen yields the protein MLELRLVQGSLLKKVLESIKELVTDANFDCSATGFSLQAMDSSHVALVALLLRSEGFEHYRCDRNISMGMNLNNMAKMLKCAGNDDIITLKADDGSDTVTFMFESPTQDKISDFEMKLMDIDSEHLGIPEAEYHAIVRMPSAEFSRICKDLSSIGDTVVISVTKEGVKFSSRGDIGTANIVCRQNTTVDKPEDATVIEMNEPVSLTFALRYLNSFTKATPLSSTVTLSLSSELPVVVEYKIAEMGYIRFYLAPKIEEDEEETKP